Proteins encoded by one window of Kwoniella dejecticola CBS 10117 chromosome 7, complete sequence:
- a CDS encoding mitochondrial 54S ribosomal protein uL22m yields the protein MARPLRSLFTVAQTSIAGPSSLRPVTSHLRPSNQVRTAFNLAGWDRYLPKLPRWTSEEDQPKDEATGGVTMTEEKGAGVTTNEDASTGGLFDEYSKEAEEDQSGMKKRKKRGDKPWTEHKYSSALHKISHRKLNDLSRQISDLPIDEAIVQMQFSEKRASKWIKSTLALSRDHAVDKGLNRSKLVVAETWVSKGPKIARLDIKGRGKYGIKHHPSSKIHVLLKEGKTPEEKLADKFAKDLRKVRSAGVVREDGKIRRKVISGWTW from the exons ATGGCCAGACCACTGAGATCCTTATTCACAG TCGCTCAAACTTCCATAGCTGGTCCGTCATCTCTTCGACCCGTCACCTCACATCTGCGTCCATCAAACCAAGTCAGAAC CGCATTCAACTTGGCAGGATGGGATCGATATCTCCCTAAATTACCTCGATGGActtccgaagaagatcaaccgAAAGATGAGGCGACCGGAGGGGTGACAATGACTGAGGAAAAAGGTGCAGGAGTAACGACGAACGAGGATGCGTCTACGGGAGGTTTGTTCGACGAGTATTCCAAAGAggccgaagaggatcagagcgggatgaagaaaaggaagaaaaggggCGATAAGCCCTGGACGGAG CACAAATACTCTTCAGCTCTACACAAGATATCCCACAGAAAGCTAAACGACCTCTCCCGACAAATCTCTGATCTGCCAATCGACGAAGCGATCGTCCAAATGCAGTTCTCCGAGAAAAGGGCTTCGAAATGGATCAAATCCACTTTGGCGTTGTCAAGAGATCACGCGGTTGATAAAGGTCTAAATAGGAGTAAATTGGTTGTTG CCGAGACTTGGGTATCGAAAGGACCTAAGATTGCCAGACTCGATATcaaaggaagagggaaataCGGTATCAAGCATCACCCGTCCTCCAAGATCCACGTCTTGCTCAAGGAAGGTAAGACCCCCGAAGAGAAATTGGCAGACAAGTTTGCGAAGGATCTGAGAAAAGTAAGGAGCGCCGGAGTCGTCAGGGAGGACGGGAAGATCAGACGAAAGGTTATTAGTGGGTGGACATGGTAG